TGCCAGTATTAGCAGAACCTCCCATATTAATATTGTCACGCTTTTAGGATTTTGTTTTGAAGGTTCTAAAAGAGCTCTCATTTATGATTTCATGCCTAATGGATCTCTTGAAAAGTTCGTTTGCAACAATGCTCCGTCATCTGCAGAATCTAGGTTGGAGTGGGATAAGTTGTTTGAGATCGCACTTGGCATTGCTCGAGGGCTAGAGTACTTGCATCAAGGCTGCAATACGAGGATTCTGCATTTGGACATTAAGCTTCAGAACATTCTTCTAGATAAGGACATGAATCCAAGAATTTCAGATTTTGGGCTTGCTAAATTGTGTCCAAACAGATCGAGCATAGTCTCTATGATGGTGGCAAGAGGGACAATAGGGTACATTGCCCCTGAAGTATTTTCTAGAAACTTCGGGGAAGTCTCTTATAAGTGTGATGTGTATAGTTATGGTATGTTGGTGTTGGAAATGGTTGGAGGAAGGAGAAACATCGATCGAAGAGATGTAGATCGTACGAGTGAAATATACTTCCCACATTACCTCTACAAGCAGCTTGCGATGAATGCAGAAAGAGATGGAAATCTTGCTGGAAATTtcaatgaagaagatgaaagcCAGCTTGTAAAGAGAAACTTGATCATTGTTGGGTTATGGTGCGTTCAGACGAACCCTAAGGATCGACCGTCGATGAAGAGGGTGGTAGAGATGTTGGAAGGGAAACTTGGATCATTGGAGATTCCACCTAAGCCTTACCTATATTCACCCCCTAGAGCAGCACCAAGCTATTCAACTTCTGTATCTTTCTAGTTTCTAGTATTTTACTTGAATTTGTATGTCAACATGTGAAGTGTTTATTAGTGTGACAATATTCGAACTTCATCCTGTTTGCTGGTTGGTTGGAATAGCATTGGTCTTGTGGA
The genomic region above belongs to Salvia miltiorrhiza cultivar Shanhuang (shh) chromosome 5, IMPLAD_Smil_shh, whole genome shotgun sequence and contains:
- the LOC130986430 gene encoding LEAF RUST 10 DISEASE-RESISTANCE LOCUS RECEPTOR-LIKE PROTEIN KINASE-like 2.4, whose amino-acid sequence is MRYKYSSIKKMTNSFTENLGRGGFGSVYKGQFPDGHLVAVKVLNESNENGEDFMNEVASISRTSHINIVTLLGFCFEGSKRALIYDFMPNGSLEKFVCNNAPSSAESRLEWDKLFEIALGIARGLEYLHQGCNTRILHLDIKLQNILLDKDMNPRISDFGLAKLCPNRSSIVSMMVARGTIGYIAPEVFSRNFGEVSYKCDVYSYGMLVLEMVGGRRNIDRRDVDRTSEIYFPHYLYKQLAMNAERDGNLAGNFNEEDESQLVKRNLIIVGLWCVQTNPKDRPSMKRVVEMLEGKLGSLEIPPKPYLYSPPRAAPSYSTSVSF